Proteins encoded together in one Hevea brasiliensis isolate MT/VB/25A 57/8 chromosome 16, ASM3005281v1, whole genome shotgun sequence window:
- the LOC110643821 gene encoding UDP-glucose iridoid glucosyltransferase-like, protein MAEELSPELQSLKLKELFASIETKYPTDAVLELRAIITSAVKGSSAIIINTISYLEREALTKIQYIFNASIFPVGPFHKLAPTPSNSLLQEDRSCISWLDKQAPKSVLYVSFGSIVSMTEDELLEVAWGLANSERPFLKIVEERGCVVEWAPQQEVLAHGAVGGFWTHCGWNSTSESICENVPMLCRPFIGDQRFNVRYVCHLWRVGLELDELKREKIEKAIRKLMVDREGEEVRQRAVEFKEKAKLWLIEGGSSYCYLNDLAEHILSY, encoded by the exons ATGGCTGAAGAACTTTCACCTGAGCTTCAGTCCCTCAAGCTTAAGGAGCTATTTGCCTCCATAGAAACAAAGTATCCAACAGATGCCGTGCTAGAGCTGAGAGCAATCATCACAAGCGCTGTTAAAGGCTCGTCAGCTATCATTATTAACACAATATCCTATCTTGAACGGGAAGCACTGACAAagattcaatatattttcaatgcTTCAATATTTCCCGTAGGCCCTTTCCACAAGCTAGCTCCAACACCCTCTAATTCACTGCTGCAGGAAGACAGAAGTTGCATTTCTTGGCTTGACAAGCAAGCCCCAAAATCTGTTCTCTATGTAAGCTTTGGCAGCATTGTTAGCATGACTGAGGATGAATTACTTGAGGTAGCCTGGGGTCTTGCCAACAGTGAGCGGCCTTTCTT GAAAATAGTAGAGGAGAGAGGCTGTGTCGTGGAGTGGGCACCCCAACAGGAAGTGTTGGCACATGGTGCAGTGGGAGGATTTTGGACCCATTGTGGTTGGAATTCAACATCAGAGAGCATTTGTGAAAACGTTCCAATGCTCTGCCGGCCATTTATTGGAGACCAACGCTTCAATGTGAGGTATGTGTGTCATCTATGGAGGGTAGGCCTTGAATTGGACGAGTTGAAGAGGGAGAAGATAGAGAAAGCTATAAGAAAGCTAATGGTGGATAGAGAAGGAGAGGAGGTGAGGCAGAGAGCTGTGGAATTTAAGGAGAAAGCGAAGCTTTGGCTGATAGAAGGTGGTTCTTCCTACTGTTACTTGAATGATTTGGCAGAACATATCTTGTCTTATTGA